ATATTACTTCGTTCTACAACATATCATAtggacacgagacatggattagaatcaatctgATTGTCCAAAATTCTATTTTCTGATTTCCTGATTTGTAACGAGCTCATAAGACTTActtattgaacacatcaatttactaCTGGTTcggcccaacactataagtcaacacaatATCACCGATGGtgccaaagatatcgctttttcctgttagggaaaagggaaaagaaatgaatgaactttgacttatattcttGTTGCGATACGATCCCAGTTGATTGAAGTTCTATGCGTCTTCTTGACATTTGAATGTTCGGATCTCTGACGCTACATGTCGGGTGCCATTGACAACAACATATGCAAAACCAAATCATCATCAAAATCATTATCATGGGATGAAGAGGAAGAAATTAAAGCCATTTTTTTCCATATTGAAAGAGTGTTTGTATGATGAAAAAATATGTTTAAGTGTAATTGTATTTACAAGTAAATGGATTAAGTTtacatttaattatttttttaattttgccaATGTACACAAAACAAATGGTCAAAATTTCATTAACCAATCCAATTGCTAGTGATCGTTCGTAGCCGAGGCCAATTAACATGAAACCTACGCCCCTTAGGGGTGGTGTTTACATGTGGCTTTCTTTGCCACGTTTGATTTCACGTCCCCATACCGGATGGCCTAACAAGCTCCGTACAAAGATTTATACATGTACAACATATGATCTGCTGACACTCACAAATTTTGTTCCTTTTATCTCTGGCAACAAATTATGTTTCCCTCTAGCGTCTGACATCTAACTTACTGAATATTGACTATTATAAGCTTTTTTTTGTAAGGTGCAATAGATCACAAACGGTCACAAAATTAAACTTTGTGGAGCCTAAGTGTGTACTAATTTGACAATTTACTTAACACATTGTTAGGCTTAAggatcaaataacacacaaacacacatgataaagatgaaaagaaaaataaaaagaaaacaaagaattAACGTGGCTCATACGATCAGAGTCATCGGCTAATCCACAAACGAACCGGGGATCAGAGATTTTATTAACGTATGTAGCCGCCAAACACATGCTCTCTGCTTTAAGTTACAATCGTATATGGAGATCTATTCACAATTTGACCTAAAAGTTGCTAGTGGTTAATGGGAAGATTAGGCTCCAAAATTCCACACACATAAAATATCCAATATACTCCAAGGCTTTTTCTTCAGCCCGAAAACCAGCTAATGTTATTACTATTTTTTAATTCGTGAAAGTGATGCCACACCTTAAATGAGGTTTCACCACCAAAGTAGGATCTTGGCAGATATAGATTCTTTGTCAACAAATCTTTACATTATTACATAGTGTCCTCAGGTTACCATGTCTTCAATTTGGAAGCAACCATTCACcaaatttcatttatttatgttatcACTCGTGCGTTGTGTATATATCGATATTTATTGCTAAATTAATGCAGATGCTGCCAGAGTATTTGTATATTAATCAATTCAGCAAATCAGAACCCAGATCAAGCATTGTCAGAAGCAAGATACATGTCATACAATATATATTAAGGCATGTGAATATTGAGGTAGGAAATAGAATATTGGAAATGAGCTGTGGATATGGAAAGGAGGGAGACAATACACAGAAGTAGGTGACCAGTTAAACTTAATTCAGGGTCACATTATGATTTATAACCAAAACTCCAACTATATATACACCAAGTTACAAGAAAGACAACAAACGATAAATCAATTTCTCAGCTTCTAGATCTTACAAAACAGATGGCCAATATTTCTTCAAATAATAAACCGCATTACCATGCCCGATCCAAAAGCTTACCTTCTACATCACACCAACAATCCATATTCAATAAGTTGTACAGATTTCAGGATTCTCAAGAAACCACCACATCttgttcatcatcatcatcctcagcATTGATAGGCAATAAACTAAATTGCCTAAATGATATGTATGAATCTGTTCAGCCATTCCTTACATTGCCATCCACTCAACAATCTTTAGCCCAAGGATGCTACAAAGAACAACTCAATAAGTTTTTAGATGAACTTGTTGGGTTTTTGGATCTGTGTAGCACCACCAAGGATGCTTTGTCCATATCCATGGATTGTGCCAAAGAACTCCAATCGGTTATTCGCCGAAAAACAGGTACTAATCATGGGTTAACCTCTTCAATCGAGGACTATCTATCCCAGAGGAGAAAAGTGAAGAAGGTTGTATGTAAAACATTGTCAGTTCTGCAGAAGCAAGGGGCATCATCAGTCAAGGGAAGCCACATCCATATAACACAATCAAGAATCAATATATTGGAAGAAATGAGATTAAACACTTTGGCAGTGTTTGAATCCTTGTTGACCTTCATTCTTGCATCAAACACACACTCAAGGCCAAAAGGTTGGTCTTTGGTTTCCAAAATGATAGGCAGCAAGCGTGTGCAGTGTTATGAGACACTCGAAGAAAATAAACTGAAGAAGGTGGATGATGAACTACATGCTGTAATCAGCTACAAGAAAACCAACTCAGACAGCTCAGTTGTAGAGAATATAAAAGTAGGCTTAGCAGAAATGGAATTTAGCCTCCTAGATATCAGTGACCAATTAGAATGCCTTTGCAGATACTTGATCAAAACTAGAGTGTCAATTCTAAATATCCTCAGCTGTTAGCAAAAAGTCAAGAATGCATATTGTAGTGATGTACAGAAATTTTTATTGAGTATAGTTTTTGTAAACATTGAAATAATTTTTGTATAAAGTTATAAACCAAAAACAACATTTTTGAGGTGATTAATAACTGTTTACTTTTTGTATAATTTAGATTATTAGACAGCACACTGAAGTTgagtaataaatatttaattacttTTTGTATCGTTAGACATATCTCCTATCACGCCTCTATTTTCATTTTCgtattattaaaacatttcaataCTAATCTACTTGAAAAATGGTTGTTTGTGAAAAGCTATGTACCCGTTAAAAACACTCTAAGTTCGGTTTTCCAATACGGAGCTGGTGCTTTTTCTTTCTCCAGTGATGGTGTGGACTACATATTAATTATAAGGAATGGGGGAGGGATTATTGGAAGTTTTAATTGCCGAAGGAGGGATTGCCAAATAGTGGAAATAGTCCAAGAGGAGGCTTATCAATTGGGCATCATGGACGAATTCGGGAATTCCAGTCGAATATTAATGGTGATCAAGGAAGTGTTGATTTTAGGTTTAGGGCGTCACATGGGATGATTTCGGAGTTAAGAAGGATAAGGTTGGGGTGAAATCGTAGGGTCATGTGCTCTCTTCAATTGAAAATCCTGAAAATAGGGTTGGGTGGGCACTAGATCATACATTCAATGAAACAAGTTAATGTCTCCAATTGAGAAATGTAGTTAAAAAATGTAGGACACAGAATTGTGAGAAATGAGCTGTGGATTTGGCACTTGAATCTACCCTTTGGCCTTTACCAAAAAACTTTTTATTCGACAATGAAACAAGCTAACGTCATTTTTTCTTTGAAAGTGATGCAATACATTAAGTTAGGTTTCAGCACAAAAGAAGAATCACAGCAGATCTAGATTCTCTTTAAGAGCATCTAAACATGGAGAGTGCCCTCAATTTCCAATGCCTCCCAACCCTACAATCAACCAAAGGTTATTTATTCATGTTATCACTCGTGCATTgggtatatataattttttttacgcAATGCCACTTGTGACTTGTATCAAAGTATTATATCTAAATTAATTCAGCAAATCAAAACTCAGATCATGCgatgcaaaaaaaaattaatttcattCGTTTTAATATTAATTAAGGCATGTGAAGGCTGGAGTTTAGGGAATAGAATAATGAAAAATGAGCTGTAATTATGTAAGGAAGTGAAACAATGCATACGTGGCCAGCAATCACATTTAATTCAAGATTACACTAATATTGAACACCAAAATTAATGGAACTATTTATTCCGTGTTTGTAATTGTAATCAGTTGAAAAGTTTATTACTGTTATGATCGATACTAGCCAAACATGGTCCACATAAAACAACAATGAGATTCTATTCTCTAAAACCAATTTGTGATGGAAAAAAGATTACCCATTGCCTTATATGTTAACATGTATTTTTTCTTCTTGTCGATGTGGGATTGGGTTTGGAGCCCAACAATCCTCCCCTCAAACCCAAGTTCCGCCATTGGCCTTCCCTTCAACGACTGCTCATTAGATCCAATCCTTTTTCATACCGTCGATACTCTCGGGGCACACTTACTTGACCTGGGGCCGTCATGAAGACTTTCGATACAAGACTTCAGGATCAAGTTCGTTGAACTAGGAATTACTATGTATTACACCACTGCGCGCCGACCACATCATTTAGGCTACAAccgtagctctgataccatttgttagGTTCACAACTACCCCAAACTTGCTTAACATAGAAGAACAACGAAGTTCCATTTTTTAAAACCAATTGGTGATCGAAATGATTACCCATTGCCTTATAAGCCAACTTCCAATTTTTCTTTTTGCCGATATACGACTGGGTTTACACTCCAACATTTATTACCAAACATAAAACCCCATTTCATGTCTGTGTTAACCTAATAATATTTTGGGCTTTATTTTGTATTGGGTTTTAGGATTGGGCCTTttcgctaggaaaccctaattagtttgtctatatattatgtctttccttttcattgtatttgtacttctctttgataataatatgaaaccctagccgttatatgTATTTCATTTGTTAGTTTACATAGTATCAGAGCTCGGTTGATTATCTGTAGTTtttcattttgttttgttttttgggCGAGTACTGTtcatcggggggggggggggggggggggggagggggggggagTACTGTTCATCGACACTGTTCATCGCGTGGTTACTGTTCATCGGAGTTACTGTTCACCGATTACTATTCA
The genomic region above belongs to Lactuca sativa cultivar Salinas chromosome 4, Lsat_Salinas_v11, whole genome shotgun sequence and contains:
- the LOC111899735 gene encoding uncharacterized protein LOC111899735 yields the protein MANISSNNKPHYHARSKSLPSTSHQQSIFNKLYRFQDSQETTTSCSSSSSSALIGNKLNCLNDMYESVQPFLTLPSTQQSLAQGCYKEQLNKFLDELVGFLDLCSTTKDALSISMDCAKELQSVIRRKTGTNHGLTSSIEDYLSQRRKVKKVVCKTLSVLQKQGASSVKGSHIHITQSRINILEEMRLNTLAVFESLLTFILASNTHSRPKGWSLVSKMIGSKRVQCYETLEENKLKKVDDELHAVISYKKTNSDSSVVENIKVGLAEMEFSLLDISDQLECLCRYLIKTRVSILNILSC